One segment of Ahaetulla prasina isolate Xishuangbanna chromosome 9, ASM2864084v1, whole genome shotgun sequence DNA contains the following:
- the FAM118B gene encoding protein FAM118B isoform X1, whose product MCGRRCRSFRRRLFSFPTVRNWMASNVNLKLHKGILLEDGMPAAKKPRKLLPSLKCKKPQDLVLVIGTGISAAVAPQVPALKSWKGLIQALLDAAIDFDLLEEEERRKFQKCLEDNKNLIHVAHDLIQKLSPRTSNVRSSFFKDCLYEVFDDLESKMEDTGKRLLRSVLHLMEDGALVLTTNFDNLLEIYAADQGKQLESLDLTDEKKVLEWAQEKRKLSVLHIHGVYTNPSGIVLHPAGYQNVLRNVEVMREIQKLYEAKSFLFLGCGWTVDDTTFQALFLEAVKHKSDLEHFMLVRRGDVDEFKKLRENMLDKGIKVISYGEEYSDLPEYFERLANEISNWNQAGSRQGGHLNGTDTVRIENKGTELT is encoded by the exons ATGTGTGGAAGGAGATGCCGCTCCTTCCGGCGCCGGTTGTTCTCCTTTCCCACCGTGAG AAACTGGATGGCTTCTAATGTGAATCTCAAGCTGCACAAAGGAATTCTGCTGGAGGACGGCATGCCAGCTGCAAAGAAGCCTAG GAAACTCCTGCCAAGTTTAAAATGCAAAAAGCCCCAGGATCTCGTCCTAGTGATTGGAACTGGCATCAGTGCAGCAGTGGCTCCCCAAGTGCCAGCCTTGAAATCTTGGAAAGGCTTAATCCAGGCCCTGTTGGATGCTGCGATTGACTTCGAcctcctggaagaggaggagaggagaaaatttCAGAAGTGTCTCGAGGACAATAAAAACCTCATCCATGTTGCTCATGATCTGATCCAGAAACTGTCTCCT CGCACAAGCAATGTCCGTTCTTCATTCTTCAAAGACTGCTTGTATGAGGTCTTTGATGACCTGGAGTCCAAGATGGAAGACACTGGGAAGCGGCTCCTGAGGTCAGTGCTTCACCTGATGGAGGACGGCGCCCTTGTTCTGACCACCAACTTCGATAACTTGCTGGAAATTTATGCAGCTGACCAAGGGAAACAGCTTGAATCTCTTGACCTCACTGATGAGAAAAAG GTCCTTGAGTGGGCACAGGAGAAGAGGAAGCTGAGTGTTCTTCATATCCATGGAGTCTACACGAATCCCAGCGGAATTGTGCTTCATCCTGCTGGTTACCAGAACGTCCTACGCAACGTAGAAGTTATG cgAGAGATCCAGAAGTTGTACGAAGCCAAATCTTTCCTGTTCTTAGGCTGTGGTTGGACTGTGGATGATACAACCTTCCAAGCACTCTTCCTTGAAGCTGTGAAACACAAGTCAGATCTGGAGCATTTTATGCTTGTGCGTCGTGGAGATGTGGACGAATTTAAGAAGCTCCGAGAGAACATGCTTGACAAAGGGATTAAGGTCATCTCCTATGGGGAGGAATACTCGGACTTGCCAGAATATTTTGAGAGGCTGGCAAATGAGATCTCCAACTGGAATCAAGCAG gTTCACGACAGGGGGGACACCTGAATGGCACAGATACTGTGCGTATTGAAAACAAAGGTACAGAACTTACTTAA
- the FAM118B gene encoding protein FAM118B isoform X3 has protein sequence MGFAVRHVGCFLGINWMASNVNLKLHKGILLEDGMPAAKKPRKLLPSLKCKKPQDLVLVIGTGISAAVAPQVPALKSWKGLIQALLDAAIDFDLLEEEERRKFQKCLEDNKNLIHVAHDLIQKLSPRTSNVRSSFFKDCLYEVFDDLESKMEDTGKRLLRSVLHLMEDGALVLTTNFDNLLEIYAADQGKQLESLDLTDEKKVLEWAQEKRKLSVLHIHGVYTNPSGIVLHPAGYQNVLRNVEVMREIQKLYEAKSFLFLGCGWTVDDTTFQALFLEAVKHKSDLEHFMLVRRGDVDEFKKLRENMLDKGIKVISYGEEYSDLPEYFERLANEISNWNQAGSRQGGHLNGTDTVRIENKGTELT, from the exons ATGGGCTTCGCAGTGAGACATGTTGGCTGTTTTCTTGGGAT AAACTGGATGGCTTCTAATGTGAATCTCAAGCTGCACAAAGGAATTCTGCTGGAGGACGGCATGCCAGCTGCAAAGAAGCCTAG GAAACTCCTGCCAAGTTTAAAATGCAAAAAGCCCCAGGATCTCGTCCTAGTGATTGGAACTGGCATCAGTGCAGCAGTGGCTCCCCAAGTGCCAGCCTTGAAATCTTGGAAAGGCTTAATCCAGGCCCTGTTGGATGCTGCGATTGACTTCGAcctcctggaagaggaggagaggagaaaatttCAGAAGTGTCTCGAGGACAATAAAAACCTCATCCATGTTGCTCATGATCTGATCCAGAAACTGTCTCCT CGCACAAGCAATGTCCGTTCTTCATTCTTCAAAGACTGCTTGTATGAGGTCTTTGATGACCTGGAGTCCAAGATGGAAGACACTGGGAAGCGGCTCCTGAGGTCAGTGCTTCACCTGATGGAGGACGGCGCCCTTGTTCTGACCACCAACTTCGATAACTTGCTGGAAATTTATGCAGCTGACCAAGGGAAACAGCTTGAATCTCTTGACCTCACTGATGAGAAAAAG GTCCTTGAGTGGGCACAGGAGAAGAGGAAGCTGAGTGTTCTTCATATCCATGGAGTCTACACGAATCCCAGCGGAATTGTGCTTCATCCTGCTGGTTACCAGAACGTCCTACGCAACGTAGAAGTTATG cgAGAGATCCAGAAGTTGTACGAAGCCAAATCTTTCCTGTTCTTAGGCTGTGGTTGGACTGTGGATGATACAACCTTCCAAGCACTCTTCCTTGAAGCTGTGAAACACAAGTCAGATCTGGAGCATTTTATGCTTGTGCGTCGTGGAGATGTGGACGAATTTAAGAAGCTCCGAGAGAACATGCTTGACAAAGGGATTAAGGTCATCTCCTATGGGGAGGAATACTCGGACTTGCCAGAATATTTTGAGAGGCTGGCAAATGAGATCTCCAACTGGAATCAAGCAG gTTCACGACAGGGGGGACACCTGAATGGCACAGATACTGTGCGTATTGAAAACAAAGGTACAGAACTTACTTAA
- the FAM118B gene encoding protein FAM118B isoform X4 yields the protein MASNVNLKLHKGILLEDGMPAAKKPRKLLPSLKCKKPQDLVLVIGTGISAAVAPQVPALKSWKGLIQALLDAAIDFDLLEEEERRKFQKCLEDNKNLIHVAHDLIQKLSPRTSNVRSSFFKDCLYEVFDDLESKMEDTGKRLLRSVLHLMEDGALVLTTNFDNLLEIYAADQGKQLESLDLTDEKKVLEWAQEKRKLSVLHIHGVYTNPSGIVLHPAGYQNVLRNVEVMREIQKLYEAKSFLFLGCGWTVDDTTFQALFLEAVKHKSDLEHFMLVRRGDVDEFKKLRENMLDKGIKVISYGEEYSDLPEYFERLANEISNWNQAGSRQGGHLNGTDTVRIENKGTELT from the exons ATGGCTTCTAATGTGAATCTCAAGCTGCACAAAGGAATTCTGCTGGAGGACGGCATGCCAGCTGCAAAGAAGCCTAG GAAACTCCTGCCAAGTTTAAAATGCAAAAAGCCCCAGGATCTCGTCCTAGTGATTGGAACTGGCATCAGTGCAGCAGTGGCTCCCCAAGTGCCAGCCTTGAAATCTTGGAAAGGCTTAATCCAGGCCCTGTTGGATGCTGCGATTGACTTCGAcctcctggaagaggaggagaggagaaaatttCAGAAGTGTCTCGAGGACAATAAAAACCTCATCCATGTTGCTCATGATCTGATCCAGAAACTGTCTCCT CGCACAAGCAATGTCCGTTCTTCATTCTTCAAAGACTGCTTGTATGAGGTCTTTGATGACCTGGAGTCCAAGATGGAAGACACTGGGAAGCGGCTCCTGAGGTCAGTGCTTCACCTGATGGAGGACGGCGCCCTTGTTCTGACCACCAACTTCGATAACTTGCTGGAAATTTATGCAGCTGACCAAGGGAAACAGCTTGAATCTCTTGACCTCACTGATGAGAAAAAG GTCCTTGAGTGGGCACAGGAGAAGAGGAAGCTGAGTGTTCTTCATATCCATGGAGTCTACACGAATCCCAGCGGAATTGTGCTTCATCCTGCTGGTTACCAGAACGTCCTACGCAACGTAGAAGTTATG cgAGAGATCCAGAAGTTGTACGAAGCCAAATCTTTCCTGTTCTTAGGCTGTGGTTGGACTGTGGATGATACAACCTTCCAAGCACTCTTCCTTGAAGCTGTGAAACACAAGTCAGATCTGGAGCATTTTATGCTTGTGCGTCGTGGAGATGTGGACGAATTTAAGAAGCTCCGAGAGAACATGCTTGACAAAGGGATTAAGGTCATCTCCTATGGGGAGGAATACTCGGACTTGCCAGAATATTTTGAGAGGCTGGCAAATGAGATCTCCAACTGGAATCAAGCAG gTTCACGACAGGGGGGACACCTGAATGGCACAGATACTGTGCGTATTGAAAACAAAGGTACAGAACTTACTTAA
- the FAM118B gene encoding protein FAM118B isoform X2, giving the protein MCGRRCRSFRRRLFSFPTVRNWMASNVNLKLHKGILLEDGMPAAKKPRKLLPSLKCKKPQDLVLVIGTGISAAVAPQVPALKSWKGLIQALLDAAIDFDLLEEEERRKFQKCLEDNKNLIHVAHDLIQKLSPRTSNVRSSFFKDCLYEVFDDLESKMEDTGKRLLRSVLHLMEDGALVLTTNFDNLLEIYAADQGKQLESLDLTDEKKVLEWAQEKRKLSVLHIHGVYTNPSGIVLHPAGYQNVLRNVEVMREIQKLYEAKSFLFLGCGWTVDDTTFQALFLEAVKHKSDLEHFMLVRRGDVDEFKKLRENMLDKGIKVISYGEEYSDLPEYFERLANEISNWNQAGSRQGGHLNGTDTVRIENKGRE; this is encoded by the exons ATGTGTGGAAGGAGATGCCGCTCCTTCCGGCGCCGGTTGTTCTCCTTTCCCACCGTGAG AAACTGGATGGCTTCTAATGTGAATCTCAAGCTGCACAAAGGAATTCTGCTGGAGGACGGCATGCCAGCTGCAAAGAAGCCTAG GAAACTCCTGCCAAGTTTAAAATGCAAAAAGCCCCAGGATCTCGTCCTAGTGATTGGAACTGGCATCAGTGCAGCAGTGGCTCCCCAAGTGCCAGCCTTGAAATCTTGGAAAGGCTTAATCCAGGCCCTGTTGGATGCTGCGATTGACTTCGAcctcctggaagaggaggagaggagaaaatttCAGAAGTGTCTCGAGGACAATAAAAACCTCATCCATGTTGCTCATGATCTGATCCAGAAACTGTCTCCT CGCACAAGCAATGTCCGTTCTTCATTCTTCAAAGACTGCTTGTATGAGGTCTTTGATGACCTGGAGTCCAAGATGGAAGACACTGGGAAGCGGCTCCTGAGGTCAGTGCTTCACCTGATGGAGGACGGCGCCCTTGTTCTGACCACCAACTTCGATAACTTGCTGGAAATTTATGCAGCTGACCAAGGGAAACAGCTTGAATCTCTTGACCTCACTGATGAGAAAAAG GTCCTTGAGTGGGCACAGGAGAAGAGGAAGCTGAGTGTTCTTCATATCCATGGAGTCTACACGAATCCCAGCGGAATTGTGCTTCATCCTGCTGGTTACCAGAACGTCCTACGCAACGTAGAAGTTATG cgAGAGATCCAGAAGTTGTACGAAGCCAAATCTTTCCTGTTCTTAGGCTGTGGTTGGACTGTGGATGATACAACCTTCCAAGCACTCTTCCTTGAAGCTGTGAAACACAAGTCAGATCTGGAGCATTTTATGCTTGTGCGTCGTGGAGATGTGGACGAATTTAAGAAGCTCCGAGAGAACATGCTTGACAAAGGGATTAAGGTCATCTCCTATGGGGAGGAATACTCGGACTTGCCAGAATATTTTGAGAGGCTGGCAAATGAGATCTCCAACTGGAATCAAGCAG gTTCACGACAGGGGGGACACCTGAATGGCACAGATACTGTGCGTATTGAAAACAAAG